Proteins encoded by one window of Candidatus Pelagibacter giovannonii:
- the moaC gene encoding cyclic pyranopterin monophosphate synthase MoaC, whose protein sequence is MESLKVINQEKLKDWAKEIFKKNAFNMIDVSSKKETFRRALASGKIYVGKEVFNLIKNKEMPKGDPITLAEVSAVLGVKKTSELIPLCHPLPIDHIATKIIMHDEEASLEVFCVVSAVAKTGVEMEAIMGVNTALITIYDLSKIVNPHLRIDNVKLLIKEGGKSGLWTNPDGLPGFLKDIF, encoded by the coding sequence ATGGAAAGCTTAAAAGTGATAAATCAGGAAAAATTAAAAGATTGGGCTAAGGAAATTTTTAAAAAAAACGCATTTAACATGATTGATGTTTCATCAAAAAAAGAAACATTTAGAAGAGCATTGGCCTCTGGTAAAATTTATGTAGGAAAAGAAGTTTTTAACCTAATTAAAAATAAAGAAATGCCTAAAGGTGATCCGATCACGTTAGCTGAGGTGTCAGCAGTCTTAGGAGTTAAAAAAACAAGTGAATTAATTCCACTATGTCACCCACTTCCAATAGATCATATAGCAACTAAAATTATCATGCATGATGAAGAGGCTTCATTAGAAGTTTTTTGTGTAGTGTCAGCTGTTGCAAAAACTGGTGTTGAGATGGAAGCTATTATGGGTGTTAATACTGCACTAATAACTATTTACGATCTAAGTAAAATTGTAAATCCACATCTTCGAATTGATAATGTTAAATTACTAATTAAAGAAGGTGGTAAAAGTGGATTATGGACTAACCCCGATGGTTTACCAGGATTTTTAAAAGATATTTTTTAA
- a CDS encoding molybdopterin biosynthesis protein MoeD has product MKIKLELFGASRDFSNKEFLEFNIKQKMEIKDFRKEVINYLDKNFKGNENFIKIVKNSVFCSEDNNIVSDDFKIIKNQKIGIIPPIGGG; this is encoded by the coding sequence ATGAAAATTAAGCTTGAGCTATTTGGAGCAAGTAGAGATTTTAGTAATAAAGAATTCTTAGAATTTAACATAAAACAAAAGATGGAAATTAAAGATTTTAGGAAAGAAGTAATTAATTATTTAGATAAAAACTTTAAGGGTAATGAAAATTTTATTAAAATTGTAAAAAACTCTGTTTTTTGCTCAGAAGATAATAATATTGTTAGTGATGACTTTAAGATTATCAAAAATCAAAAAATTGGAATTATACCTCCAATAGGTGGGGGTTGA
- a CDS encoding molybdopterin synthase catalytic subunit: MLHKKIIDIKKDKIKTSEAEAFIKSSSYGASIIFNGTVRNINENKEVVGITYDSHDELVLKSFEEIYKEATEKLKILNKAVFIEHIKGYVGLGETSIIIAVACKHRDEAYVLSRYIIEEIKKRSPIWKKEHYKNEQSEWLKGNPIKNEKI, encoded by the coding sequence ATGCTACATAAAAAAATAATAGATATTAAAAAAGATAAAATAAAAACTTCTGAAGCGGAAGCTTTTATAAAATCTTCTTCATATGGTGCATCAATTATTTTTAATGGCACAGTCAGAAATATTAATGAAAATAAAGAAGTTGTTGGAATAACTTATGACAGTCATGACGAACTGGTATTAAAAAGTTTTGAGGAAATTTATAAAGAGGCTACTGAAAAACTAAAAATTTTGAATAAAGCAGTCTTTATAGAGCATATTAAAGGTTATGTAGGGCTTGGAGAAACTAGTATAATTATCGCAGTTGCTTGCAAACATAGGGATGAAGCTTATGTCCTTTCTAGATATATTATTGAAGAAATTAAAAAAAGATCTCCTATATGGAAAAAAGAACATTATAAAAATGAACAAAGTGAGTGGCTAAAAGGTAATCCTATTAAAAATGAAAAAATATAA
- the msrP gene encoding protein-methionine-sulfoxide reductase catalytic subunit MsrP, which translates to MKKYKNSEITPEQIYNKRRKFIRSIGLGVGSLSLSSIPFLNNAYSQNKAELTSYKDITTYNNYYEFGTGKGDPFKNSQEFVNKPWSVTIEGEVDNPITLSAEEIISLFPSEERVYKLRCVEGWSMVIPWMGFSLSKLLNKVSIKNSAKFVEFESIYDPLQMKGQKYPVLNWPYREGLRIDEAMHPITTVVTGLYGKSLPNQNGAPLRIFVPWKYGFKSAKAIVKIKLVENMPTSSWMRSSPREYGFYSNVNPNVSHPRWSQATERVIGEGILSPRIETEMFNGYGDEVANLYSGMDLKKNF; encoded by the coding sequence ATGAAAAAATATAAAAATTCAGAAATTACACCTGAGCAAATATATAATAAAAGAAGAAAGTTTATTAGATCTATTGGTTTGGGTGTGGGTTCATTATCCTTAAGTAGTATACCGTTTTTAAACAATGCTTATTCACAAAATAAAGCTGAGCTAACTTCATATAAGGATATCACGACTTACAACAACTATTATGAGTTTGGAACTGGAAAAGGTGACCCTTTCAAAAATTCACAAGAATTTGTTAATAAACCATGGAGTGTCACTATTGAAGGCGAGGTAGATAATCCAATAACACTTTCAGCTGAAGAAATAATTTCTTTATTTCCTTCCGAAGAAAGAGTTTACAAACTTAGATGCGTTGAAGGGTGGTCTATGGTAATTCCTTGGATGGGATTTTCTTTAAGTAAATTACTTAATAAAGTGTCTATTAAAAATAGTGCAAAATTTGTTGAATTTGAAAGTATTTACGACCCTTTACAAATGAAAGGTCAAAAGTATCCAGTATTAAACTGGCCCTATAGAGAAGGATTAAGAATTGATGAAGCTATGCATCCTATAACAACAGTCGTTACTGGTCTTTATGGAAAATCTTTACCTAACCAAAATGGAGCTCCATTAAGAATTTTTGTTCCTTGGAAGTATGGTTTTAAAAGTGCAAAAGCAATTGTTAAAATAAAATTAGTTGAAAATATGCCTACATCATCTTGGATGAGATCGTCCCCAAGAGAATATGGGTTTTACTCAAATGTTAATCCTAACGTTTCACATCCTAGATGGTCACAAGCAACAGAACGTGTCATAGGTGAGGGCATTTTGTCTCCCAGAATTGAAACAGAAATGTTTAATGGGTATGGTGATGAAGTTGCAAATTTATACTCAGGTATGGATTTAAAGAAAAACTTTTAA
- a CDS encoding sulfite oxidase heme-binding subunit YedZ, protein MQKYIKIPIFFISLLPILIIFYQIIFNQLGPEPVKEITHVTGNWTLRFIIITLAMTPLQKFTKLNFWISYRRMFGLFVFFYASAHMMTYVGIDYRFDWSSISDDIIKKKFIFAGFLAWLLLVPLALTSSKRMIRLLRDKWKKLHKLIYIISLLGIIHYLWLVKVVTVEPLIYLIIIVILLTLRVKMKFN, encoded by the coding sequence ATGCAGAAATATATAAAAATACCAATTTTCTTTATATCTTTACTGCCAATATTAATTATTTTTTATCAAATTATCTTTAATCAGTTAGGTCCTGAACCTGTAAAAGAAATTACACATGTAACTGGTAATTGGACGCTTCGTTTTATTATAATAACTCTTGCAATGACTCCTTTACAAAAGTTTACTAAATTAAATTTCTGGATTAGCTATAGAAGAATGTTTGGCTTGTTTGTATTTTTTTACGCATCAGCGCATATGATGACTTATGTAGGAATAGATTATCGTTTTGACTGGTCTAGTATTAGTGATGATATTATTAAAAAAAAATTTATATTTGCTGGATTTTTAGCTTGGCTTTTATTAGTGCCACTTGCTCTTACTTCATCTAAAAGAATGATAAGGTTGTTAAGAGATAAGTGGAAAAAACTACACAAGCTTATTTATATAATTTCTTTATTGGGAATTATTCACTACTTATGGTTAGTTAAAGTAGTTACAGTTGAACCCTTAATCTATCTTATTATTATTGTAATTTTACTTACGCTAAGAGTTAAAATGAAATTTAATTAA
- a CDS encoding DUF779 domain-containing protein — MKVSATPLALELIEDLKKDHGKELLFHQSGGCCDGSAPMCYPVKEFLISDDDVLIGKIGGVPFYISETQHEAWKNTDLIIDCIKGMGGMFSLDNGTGRRFLTRSEICVPEKKLIN; from the coding sequence ATGAAAGTTTCAGCAACACCATTAGCGTTAGAATTAATTGAAGATCTAAAGAAAGATCATGGTAAAGAATTGCTTTTTCATCAATCTGGTGGATGTTGTGATGGTAGTGCCCCGATGTGTTATCCAGTTAAAGAATTTCTTATAAGCGATGATGATGTTTTAATTGGTAAAATTGGAGGTGTTCCTTTTTATATAAGCGAAACCCAACATGAAGCATGGAAAAATACAGATTTAATTATTGATTGTATTAAAGGAATGGGTGGAATGTTTTCACTTGACAATGGAACTGGCAGAAGATTTTTAACAAGATCAGAGATTTGTGTTCCTGAAAAAAAATTAATTAATTAA
- a CDS encoding aldehyde dehydrogenase family protein: MSTETVKGGRSPLLDTSHLKVKFPFKEQYGNFIGGKFVEPKSGKYFDNVSPINNEVICSVPRSDAKDVEAALDAAHAAFPTWGITSITERSNILLKIADVIEKNLELLATAECLDNGKPIRECMAADLPLVVDHWRYFAGAIRAEEGSVSEISNSEYSYHIPEPLGVVAQIIPWNFPLLMATWKLAPALAAGNCVVLKPAEQTPASILLLMELIGDLLPPGVLNVVSGFGLEAGKPLASSKRIRKIAFTGETTTGRLIMQYAAQNLIPITLELGGKSPNVFFEDVMDQDDEFFDKCLEGFTMFALNQGEVCTCPSRALIQESIYDKFMERAIARTKAVTQDNPLKMETMIGAQVSLEQMEKIKSYLDLGKKEGAKVLCGGEVANLNSGLEKGNYIQPTIFEGDNSMRVFQEEIFGPVVSVTKFKDEAHALEIANDTLYGLGAGVWTRNGNIAYRMGRGIQAGRVWTNCYHAYPAHAAFGGYKQSGIGRETHKMMLDHYRQVKNLHVSYSEKKLGFF; encoded by the coding sequence ATGAGCACAGAAACAGTAAAAGGTGGACGATCTCCGTTACTAGATACGTCTCACTTAAAAGTTAAATTTCCATTTAAAGAACAATATGGAAATTTTATAGGAGGAAAATTCGTTGAACCAAAATCGGGAAAATATTTTGACAACGTAAGTCCAATCAATAATGAAGTTATATGTTCTGTTCCAAGGTCAGATGCAAAAGATGTTGAAGCTGCTTTGGATGCTGCACATGCTGCTTTTCCTACTTGGGGAATTACATCAATAACTGAAAGATCTAACATTCTGCTTAAAATAGCTGATGTTATTGAAAAAAACCTTGAGCTTTTAGCTACTGCTGAATGTCTAGATAATGGAAAGCCAATCAGAGAATGTATGGCAGCTGATTTACCATTAGTTGTTGATCATTGGAGATATTTTGCTGGAGCCATAAGAGCAGAAGAAGGTTCTGTTTCAGAGATAAGTAACAGTGAGTATTCTTATCATATACCTGAGCCACTTGGTGTAGTTGCACAAATTATACCTTGGAACTTCCCGTTATTAATGGCAACATGGAAACTTGCACCAGCACTTGCTGCAGGAAACTGTGTAGTTTTAAAACCAGCTGAACAAACACCAGCATCAATCTTACTATTAATGGAATTAATTGGAGATCTATTACCTCCAGGAGTCCTTAATGTTGTCAGTGGTTTTGGTCTTGAAGCAGGTAAGCCATTAGCTTCATCTAAAAGAATCAGAAAGATTGCTTTTACGGGTGAGACAACAACTGGACGTTTGATTATGCAGTATGCTGCTCAAAACTTAATTCCAATAACTTTAGAATTAGGTGGAAAATCTCCAAATGTTTTCTTTGAAGATGTCATGGATCAAGATGATGAATTCTTTGATAAATGTCTAGAGGGTTTTACAATGTTTGCTCTTAATCAGGGAGAAGTTTGTACTTGTCCTAGTAGAGCTTTGATTCAAGAATCTATCTATGATAAATTTATGGAAAGAGCTATCGCTAGAACAAAAGCTGTAACACAAGATAACCCTTTAAAAATGGAAACCATGATTGGTGCTCAAGTATCATTAGAGCAAATGGAGAAAATAAAATCTTACTTAGATTTAGGTAAGAAAGAGGGTGCTAAAGTTCTATGTGGAGGTGAGGTTGCTAACTTAAACAGTGGTTTGGAAAAAGGTAATTATATCCAACCTACTATTTTTGAAGGTGATAACTCTATGAGAGTTTTCCAAGAAGAAATTTTTGGTCCAGTTGTATCAGTTACTAAATTTAAAGATGAAGCGCATGCATTAGAAATTGCAAATGATACTCTTTATGGTTTAGGAGCAGGTGTTTGGACTAGAAATGGAAATATTGCTTATAGAATGGGAAGAGGGATCCAAGCAGGAAGAGTTTGGACTAACTGCTACCATGCTTATCCAGCTCATGCTGCTTTTGGAGGTTATAAACAATCTGGAATTGGTAGAGAAACACATAAAATGATGCTTGATCATTATAGACAGGTGAAAAACTTACACGTGTCATACAGTGAGAAAAAATTAGGCTTCTTTTAA
- a CDS encoding DUF1244 domain-containing protein, with amino-acid sequence MTEDKKQELQSATFERLLKHLDERKDVQNIDIMNLAGFCRNCLSKWYREEAEKKGIEISDLDAREHVYGMPYPEWKKKYQK; translated from the coding sequence ATGACTGAAGATAAAAAACAAGAATTACAATCAGCTACTTTTGAAAGACTGCTTAAACATTTAGATGAGCGAAAAGATGTTCAAAATATAGATATTATGAACCTTGCTGGTTTTTGTAGAAACTGTTTATCAAAATGGTATCGAGAAGAAGCAGAGAAAAAAGGTATTGAAATTTCAGACCTTGATGCACGCGAACATGTCTATGGAATGCCTTATCCAGAGTGGAAAAAAAAATATCAAAAATAA
- a CDS encoding molybdenum cofactor synthesis domain-containing protein: MIVNIALLTVTDTRTFENDKSGAILVKKIEDAKHKLIDRKICKDNKEDIIIILKDWINQSKIDVVITTGGTGLTGRDITPEAVNEIADKHIPGFGEVFRTISLKTVGTSAIQSRACAVLANGKYVFALPGSSGGVTDAWDGILKHQLDINHKPCNFVELFPRLKEK; the protein is encoded by the coding sequence ATGATTGTAAATATAGCACTTTTAACTGTTACGGACACTAGAACTTTTGAGAATGATAAGTCAGGTGCGATCTTAGTAAAAAAAATAGAGGATGCCAAACATAAATTAATAGATAGAAAAATTTGCAAAGATAACAAAGAAGACATTATTATAATCCTTAAAGATTGGATTAATCAATCTAAGATAGACGTTGTAATTACAACAGGTGGAACAGGACTTACAGGTCGAGATATCACACCGGAGGCAGTGAATGAAATTGCTGATAAGCATATCCCAGGTTTTGGAGAGGTGTTTAGAACAATTAGTTTAAAGACAGTTGGCACTTCTGCTATTCAGTCTAGAGCGTGTGCTGTGCTAGCTAATGGTAAGTATGTGTTTGCTCTACCGGGATCTTCTGGTGGTGTTACGGATGCTTGGGACGGAATTTTAAAACATCAGCTAGATATAAATCATAAACCTTGTAACTTTGTAGAGCTGTTTCCGAGACTTAAAGAAAAATAA
- a CDS encoding sulfite exporter TauE/SafE family protein, translated as MIILSFLFLLTATLYSSVGFGGGSTYLALLLIWDVPYLIFPVIALFCNIIVVSGNCINYIKAGNINLKILTPYLISSVPLAFIGGSLSVDKEVFEILLFVVLTLAGALLLLKFQSFDQKIEVYKKIPIILSLLIGASIGFVSGVIGIGGGIFLSPILLLVRVDSAKNIATAASLFILINSMSGLAGQFTKSSVINEIYSYWPLFLLVLLGGQLGNYLNLKIFPARMLALVTSALVIFVAIRMGLKLFA; from the coding sequence GTGATTATATTATCATTTTTATTTCTTCTAACAGCAACTTTATACTCAAGTGTTGGATTTGGGGGTGGCTCTACTTATCTAGCTCTTCTATTAATCTGGGATGTTCCTTACTTAATCTTTCCTGTAATTGCCCTCTTTTGTAATATTATTGTCGTATCAGGAAATTGTATTAACTATATTAAAGCTGGGAATATCAATCTTAAGATACTTACCCCATACTTAATATCATCTGTTCCACTTGCATTCATAGGTGGATCATTATCAGTAGATAAAGAAGTTTTTGAAATTTTACTTTTTGTCGTCTTGACACTAGCAGGAGCTCTGCTTCTTCTGAAATTTCAATCTTTTGATCAAAAAATTGAAGTTTATAAAAAGATACCAATAATATTATCATTATTGATTGGTGCATCTATTGGATTTGTATCTGGTGTGATTGGTATTGGTGGTGGTATATTTTTAAGTCCAATACTATTATTGGTCAGAGTTGATAGCGCTAAGAACATTGCAACAGCAGCATCTCTTTTTATATTAATCAATTCTATGTCAGGACTTGCTGGTCAATTCACAAAATCTTCTGTAATAAATGAAATTTATAGCTATTGGCCATTATTTCTTTTAGTTTTATTGGGAGGTCAATTAGGAAACTATTTAAATCTTAAAATTTTTCCTGCAAGAATGTTGGCTTTAGTAACATCGGCACTTGTCATATTTGTCGCTATTCGAATGGGACTGAAGTTGTTTGCATAA
- a CDS encoding 2OG-Fe(II) oxygenase family protein, with amino-acid sequence MKTFRAFGPTIGKTKLSKKIITILNNHIDKSQLSKKNDYSSKLASQIKNEIKIPKAIVNKSLSKELIKNIKNYLNKSDVKKIKEIKIINLWVVRQLKNEYNPIHYHEGQLSGVGYLRIPKDMNQNKLVKNKKFKTNGTIDFINGQTNFLSKSIYNLNPKLGDLLIFPNYLMHTAYPFNVDGERRSFSFNAKILFKK; translated from the coding sequence ATGAAAACATTCAGAGCTTTTGGACCAACTATAGGAAAAACAAAGTTATCCAAAAAAATTATTACTATATTAAATAATCACATTGATAAGTCTCAATTATCAAAAAAAAATGATTATAGCTCTAAACTAGCAAGTCAAATTAAGAATGAAATCAAGATACCCAAAGCAATAGTTAATAAAAGTTTATCTAAAGAGTTAATAAAAAATATCAAAAATTATCTTAATAAGTCTGATGTAAAAAAAATTAAAGAAATCAAAATAATTAATCTATGGGTAGTTAGACAATTAAAAAATGAATATAATCCTATTCATTATCATGAGGGACAATTGTCAGGAGTTGGCTATCTTAGAATCCCAAAAGATATGAATCAAAATAAACTTGTTAAAAATAAAAAGTTTAAAACTAATGGAACTATTGATTTTATTAATGGGCAAACTAACTTTTTGAGTAAAAGTATCTATAATTTGAACCCTAAACTAGGAGATCTATTGATTTTTCCCAATTATTTAATGCATACTGCTTATCCTTTTAATGTTGATGGTGAGAGAAGATCTTTCTCTTTTAATGCTAAAATATTATTCAAAAAATAA
- a CDS encoding homocysteine S-methyltransferase family protein: MDINFFKETRILDGGMGQELLARGVETYGTLWSANALLQEKYHQLLLDTHLDFINSGAEIIVTTTFTTRRMRLRDNGVEDKFEYLNTKAGEIAKKAKDLNPHVLVAGGLPPQYLTYEADTRSDREIKENFYDQAKLLDPFIDFFYFDVLSSVREFKLAIEAIESFNKPYLIGAHISEGVKLPSGENISKIITTIDHKNLLGIILSCVSPENYEKNLNEIKSLGVPFGFKLNGFITTKPTAGYTNTFNKSKTGNPNEFLGHREDLVPEKMALFVKKFKEAGATILGGCCETRPAHIKEIAKLK; encoded by the coding sequence ATGGATATAAATTTTTTCAAAGAAACAAGAATTCTAGATGGTGGAATGGGTCAAGAGTTATTAGCGAGAGGTGTGGAAACATATGGTACTCTCTGGAGTGCTAATGCATTATTGCAGGAAAAATATCATCAGCTTTTGCTTGATACACACTTAGATTTTATAAATTCTGGTGCTGAAATTATTGTGACAACAACATTTACTACAAGAAGAATGAGATTAAGAGATAATGGTGTTGAAGATAAATTTGAGTATTTAAATACTAAAGCTGGTGAAATAGCCAAAAAAGCAAAAGATTTAAACCCTCATGTTTTAGTTGCTGGTGGACTACCTCCTCAATATTTAACTTATGAGGCAGACACAAGATCTGATAGAGAAATTAAAGAAAATTTCTACGATCAAGCAAAATTGCTTGATCCTTTTATAGATTTTTTTTATTTTGACGTATTAAGCAGTGTACGAGAGTTTAAATTGGCGATCGAAGCCATAGAAAGCTTTAATAAACCTTATCTTATTGGAGCTCATATCTCAGAGGGTGTGAAATTGCCAAGTGGTGAAAATATTTCTAAAATTATCACAACTATAGATCACAAAAATTTACTTGGGATAATACTTTCTTGTGTATCACCAGAAAATTATGAAAAAAATCTTAACGAAATAAAAAGTTTAGGTGTTCCTTTTGGCTTTAAACTCAATGGGTTTATCACAACAAAACCTACGGCAGGTTACACAAATACTTTTAATAAAAGTAAAACAGGAAACCCTAATGAATTTCTGGGTCACAGAGAAGATCTAGTGCCAGAAAAGATGGCTTTATTTGTAAAAAAATTTAAAGAAGCTGGGGCCACTATTTTAGGAGGTTGCTGTGAAACCAGACCAGCACACATTAAGGAGATAGCTAAACTTAAGTAA
- a CDS encoding DMT family transporter has protein sequence MRQPKLIDYTLLIILALIWASAFFNIKIATESFGPITIAFLRVFFGSIPVLLLCFYKKIKIEAFSKDWYWFAIIGFVNLVLPFFLIAYGVKSVQSNLAAILMSTTPLSSTVLGHFFTKNEKFDFIKTFGILIGFSGIVYLFSDNFLINDNNFFSALMILLGSTCYVIGGVLTLKISDKKNENVTGSILIWAIIILIPLVSFIEKPWETTPSIESSISVVYLGLVSTGLAWLLRFRILKNNGLIFQSQVSYLIPIFGIILSYIFLDELITDKVLTSLLAVLVGLYFVKKAGNKKIT, from the coding sequence ATGAGACAGCCTAAATTAATTGATTATACTTTATTAATAATTTTAGCTTTAATATGGGCGTCAGCTTTTTTTAATATAAAAATTGCAACAGAGTCTTTTGGACCAATCACGATTGCATTCTTGAGAGTTTTTTTTGGCTCAATTCCAGTACTATTATTATGTTTTTACAAAAAAATTAAAATAGAAGCTTTTTCTAAAGATTGGTATTGGTTTGCTATAATTGGATTTGTAAATTTAGTACTGCCATTTTTTTTAATCGCCTATGGTGTAAAATCAGTTCAAAGTAATTTAGCAGCAATATTGATGTCAACTACACCATTAAGCTCAACTGTATTAGGACATTTTTTTACTAAAAATGAAAAATTTGACTTTATTAAAACATTTGGAATATTAATTGGTTTTTCAGGAATTGTTTATCTATTTTCAGACAATTTTTTAATTAATGATAATAATTTTTTTTCGGCATTAATGATTTTACTTGGCTCAACTTGTTATGTAATAGGTGGAGTTTTAACTCTTAAAATCAGTGATAAAAAAAATGAAAACGTAACAGGATCAATATTAATCTGGGCTATAATAATTTTGATACCATTAGTTTCTTTTATAGAAAAACCTTGGGAAACTACACCCTCAATAGAGTCAAGTATTTCTGTAGTTTATCTTGGTTTAGTATCAACAGGTTTAGCTTGGCTTCTTAGATTTAGAATTTTAAAGAACAATGGACTAATATTTCAGTCTCAGGTTTCTTACTTAATACCTATTTTTGGAATTATTTTAAGTTATATATTTTTAGACGAATTAATTACTGATAAAGTTTTAACTTCATTGTTAGCAGTTCTAGTTGGACTTTATTTTGTAAAAAAAGCAGGAAATAAAAAAATTACTTAA
- a CDS encoding YbaK/EbsC family protein, protein MSLLDKEPVKRAERFLKDFDKSLEVIILENSARTAQDAAKALDCNVGAIVKSLLFRTGDDFILCLVAGDKRCSLNKLKKLKDKKDILMASPEEVKTQTGYTIGGVSPIGHLNKIEILIDKSLERFNQLFAAAGHPNCVFKINFINIQKITNGKVKNIIE, encoded by the coding sequence ATGAGCTTATTAGATAAAGAGCCTGTTAAAAGAGCAGAAAGGTTTTTAAAGGATTTTGATAAATCCTTAGAGGTTATCATTTTAGAAAATTCAGCAAGAACAGCACAAGACGCTGCTAAAGCTTTAGATTGTAATGTAGGTGCGATTGTCAAAAGCTTACTTTTTAGGACTGGGGATGATTTTATTTTATGTTTAGTAGCAGGAGATAAGAGGTGTTCATTAAATAAACTTAAAAAGCTGAAAGATAAAAAAGATATTTTAATGGCATCACCAGAAGAAGTTAAAACCCAAACTGGATACACAATTGGTGGTGTTTCACCCATTGGTCATTTAAACAAGATTGAGATTTTAATAGACAAATCCTTAGAAAGGTTTAATCAGCTTTTTGCAGCAGCTGGACATCCAAACTGTGTATTTAAAATAAACTTTATTAATATTCAAAAAATTACAAATGGGAAAGTTAAAAATATAATTGAATGA